Sequence from the Sardina pilchardus chromosome 15, fSarPil1.1, whole genome shotgun sequence genome:
agaccacactcccagacatgtcatggtaccattcagtaactcctgccatttacattgttcattaaatgactctactagctttaacctgacatgctgtctaaataatttattagcagtgaggtcacttttgaagatttttgggggggacttggtgaccccaagatgatagctttgtctgtaactctcaacagtggttcttatggatttttttgcctatcataccatcctctatactgtgcgtgggagcaaaatagccatgggtctttgtccaagcatgtttgccacatttccagatgattagaaccttttagtcatcattttaactgaaaatataggcattttcaacaaaatacctagtttccatagacattctcttacttacaaatgtcaacacaatttctttttatttcaatttagtgtattctcttgtctctccaatgttgaaaaatgactagaggatttagcctctgagtgacttcattttcataccatagtgaaaaagaacgtcatgaactacttctgaaagttcacagacactctgatttactttaaaatgttgcatttacataggaaaatgctcctgttaaatgttgtacataatatgtttcaggggtgccaataattgtgagcaagcggtttttgttaaaaaatatttatttctttatgagattttcctttttctcagaataaatttgcttgccttgcagggtatatttttcctcattgttttcattgtgggagtacaataaatcacctaaagattattttttatacctatttttagtaaacttttaccaagggtgccaataattctggagggtactgtaactATGGCtgatttccatctctctccaagGAGCTGGATCTCTCAGTGCTGACCAGAAGGATGTGCTTCGTTGGCTGTTCAGTCCGCCCCAGAGTGGAGATTTATCTGAGGAAGCATCCCTTAAGgctgcagatggagagagactggTGGAGATTGGACCCAGGTAACATTCACAGGAGCTGTCCTTTTATTGTAGTAAAAAGAGTGCTCAATCAAAGTCTGAAGTTTGCGGTGCATGATGAGATGATTCTACATTTCTactgatttatttgttttttgtgaGAGTGGAATTTGTCATTTTTGTCGTAACTCCTTGACAGACTGAACTTCTCCACGGCCTGGTCCACCAATGCTGTGTCCATTTGTCAGAGTGCAGGCCTCAGCCAAGTGTCTCGAGTGGAACTGTCCCGCAGACACCTCATCAAGGTTGGCAAGGCATTTTCTATCGTTGACAAAATATTGTGCTGGTGTTTTTCCTCCAGAAATTGGGGAAACGTGAATGGGCTTGAACATGGCCATGAATAATGGGGTGAGGGCTATAGTAACTATTAGCTGTGATCCAGAATGGCCCCTGCAAGAAAAACTATGAATTATGAATTTTGCCTTTGAAAACATCTATCGTTGCTTTCAGCCCAAGGATGGACAGAATGGGATGAAGCCAGACAAAGACATGGAGAAACTGATTGGATGTCTGTACGACGGCATGACTGAATGTGTGTACCTGCATCCAATCAGCTCGTTCATCGTGGAGACCCGCCCAAAGGAAGTGTTTGAGGTGGACATTCTGGGGAAAGGCCGTGCAGCCTTGGAGATGGCCAATGATGAGCTGGGTAGGAATGGCAAGGCTGTGGTAACAatgtctcttcctccctgtgCATAGAAGAatgtctttcttctctttcctacGGTCCCTGCTGCTGTGACTCTTATCAGTCACTGGGTTGCTTATCTGAACATGAAGCCTGGTCCTAGACCAAATGAGCACCTCAATGAAGATCTCCACTGAAAAACTGTCCCTCTGTGTTGAAGTGCTGTGTGGATCATTTTTCTTCCATTGCACTTATCTGGTCCATTGTGTGTCTGCAGTCTTGAAGGATGAGGGGCAGCTTATCACATGCatatctttctcactcactctctcactttctcattcactcactctctctctctcattgattctctcactgactttctcttgctcacactctctctctttctctctctcactgactcacacacacacacacacacacacactcactagcactctctctctctcatttcctctctcttatCATGTGTCTGTGGCCAATTTGATTAGACTGATTGTGGAGGTCACCTGACTCGAGTGGTGTTTTTAATTTCATCACAAGATCCACTGTGTACAGGTCTATGTGTGTTAGTTGGTCAGTGGGTAATTGGAGGTTCACTGAATTTCTCTGAGTCTGTGCATTCTGGAGTAACAAGAATTACAAATTTAAAAGGTTGAAAGGACAAGAATATTTCCCATCAGGCTTAGAATGTAAAAATCACTATTGTGGATTATAATCATCAGTAAAATCTGCTTAGTTTGTAGATATATATTCATAGACTCTCTTCACTACAAAAATACTCAAAAAGTAACTGGATAGTTGATCCTTTCTCAGTGTTTCTTGTTGATTACACTGCACTAACTTGCAACAGTATAGTAATGTTTGACTCTAATGTGACTTGGAGATAGTGCATCTAGACTTACTGAATGGCATCCTCTAGCCCAATGGCTTTATGACTGTACGTCACAATAGAACCAGACACTTTGCTCTTATATGCTCATGGCATGTCCATATTGATATCCGTGATAGCTGAGATCCAGGCAGGTCCTTTTCAAGGTGCTGAATAGTATGTGAGCTAACTGGTTGAAACACACAAATCTGTACAAGTAGCTCAACATTTGACCTTTTAGTGTACAATGTGACAATGTTGTatcatagatagatacagttaACATCATTGTTTTACCCCAGGGACAATATTCATAATAGCAGAGGTATACAATGTAATCAACAAAGTGTATTTATCTATGAGTGAAAAATTATTCAACATTGGTATTTTACACATTAAATGATATACATCCACATATTCCACATTCCACATATTTTAGTCCTGTGAAAATGACCAAATGCAATCACATCCTAATATTattttatcgtgtgtgtgtgtgtgtgtgtgtgtgtgtgtgtgtgtgtgtgtgtgtgtgtgtgtgtgtctgtgtgtctgtgtgtctgtgtgtctgtgtgtctgtgtgtctgtgtgtgtgtgtgtgtgtgtgtgtgtggtctgcgtgtgtgtaggtcttgCATTTGACTCCTGGGATCTAGACTATTATACGGCGCTGTTTCAGAGGGTGAAGAGGAACCCCACCAGTGTGGAGTGCTTTGACTTGGCACAGTCCaacaggtgtgtgggtgtgtgtgtgtgtgtgtgtgtgtgtgtgtctgctgtttctctctctctctctctgtatgtctctctttgTATGCATGTCGGTGCTGGTCTGATCCATATGTACAAATTAGCAGGTGAGCAAAATGAGTTCTGTCCCAGTTTTGTCCACCATGCTCAATGCTTTCCTTCCTTATCCCTAGTGAACACAGTCGTCACTGGTTCTTCCGTGGCCGTATGGTTATTGATGGACAGGAGCAGAAGGACACCCTGTTCAGTCTTATTATGGGCACCCAACGCCATAGCAACCAAAACAATGTCATCCAATTCTGTGACAACAGCAGGTACTACACTGGTTGATTTTTATGTATTGTATGCCAATTCTATTTTGTCTGTTCTGTCTGATTTGTCAGTTTCTTTGTCTATTGATTTCTGTCGCTCTAGGAAACTCCAGTTTCTTTAGTGtaatttgttggtgtgtgtgtgtgtgtgtgttgtacagtggTATTACGGGTATGGAGCTGGAGTTCATGTATCCTCGAGACCCTACCCAGGCCAGCGTCTATGATACGAGACGTTCCACTAGGCATGTCATCTTCACGGCAGAGACGCACAACTTCCCCACCGGTAAAGCGCTATGCCATGGCGACATAAATGCGTTCATAATCAGACCTGAATAAACAATCTACATTTTTCATTTGTAATCATAACAGTAATGTAAAGAAATGCTTTCCTAGtgtcaaatgaaaatgaaacgGTTGTCAAGACGTAGGCCCGTTTTTTCCAACTGTGTTTCAGGTGTGGCCCCTTTCAGTGGGGCGACGACAGGAACAGGGGGGCGAATCAGAGATGTGCAGAGTGCTGGAAAGGGAGGTCACGTGATCGCCGGGACAGCTGGGTACTGTTTTGGTAACCTGCATATCCCAGGTAAGACATGCTGCACGTTAGTGAAGACCGCTCTGACTGTCACACATTGACAAGCTCTAAATTAAATGATCTTACTCTGGGATTCCCCACTTCAGGTTTTGCCCTCCCCTGGGAAGAGGAGGGCTGGGAGTACCCCTCTAGCTTTGCCCCTCCATTGCAGGTGGCTGTCGAAGCCAGCAATGGAGCCTCAGACTATGGCAACAAGTTTGGGGAACCTGTTCTTGCAGGTGAGACAAACTGACCACTGACCACTGAGTGATTAATAACGCAGCCCTATCTAACTATTTTGATGTGGACAACATTCGTTATTAGTAATATCCTACCTGTTCTTTTTCCTgtctttgtatgtttttgttttaaacgAATTGTAGGATTTGCCCGGTCCTTTGGCATGCGTCTTGCCAATGGAGAGAGACGAGAGTGGATTAAGCCAATCATGTTCAGCGGCGGGTTGGGCTCGATCGAAGACCAGCATGTGAAGAAGGAGGCAGCAGAGCCAGGTTGATAGTTAGAGtattattatatactgtatattatttcaaatatgccACTTTATGATGTGTCAGACAGTCATAAAAGGATGCCCCcctcatgtttttgtttgtctgtaccCCATCAGGCATGGAGGTGGTGAAGATCGGTGGCCCTGTGTACAGGATCGGGGTTGGAGGAGGGGCCGCCTCCTCTGTGCAGGTATTCCACAGCACACTCCTTATGTTAGCATGGCTGGACGTGTGATGTAATGACACAATCTAATGTAGCACATCTATGCACTGGGTGTACAGATGCTAGTAGCTCTGTTGGCATTAATAGTAATAGTCTAGTGAGGTTTGACATACACAAGCATGCAACCCctgaaagtaagtgtgtgtgtgtgtgtgtgtgtgtgtgcgtgtgcgcaggTCCAGGGCGATAACTCGAGTGCGCGTGACCTGGACGCTGTGCAGAGAGGAGACGCAGAGATGGAGCAGAAGATGAACCGGGCGCTGAGGGCCTGTctagagagggaggcaggaaaCCCCATCTGCAGCATCCACGACCAGGGCGCCGGGGGCAACGGTACCACCACACCCCATAATATAAAACACTGGACAGATGCTGCTTTATTTTACTTGTGAAATGCAAATAGTATTTCTTTTTCTCACTTAATCATTTATTGTATTCCAGGGAATGTTTTGAAGGAACTGAGTGAGCCAGCTGGAGCTGTGATCTACACCAGCAAGTTTAAGGTGAAAAAGAGAATCATGCAAAGAACCTCTCATTGTCCATGTTGGTCTATTTTTCTGCCTTTTGTGTAAAGTCTTCATCTCTATCATGGGTCCTATGTGTTCAGGTTTTTTAAAAGTCCCCTTCTCACCTCAGACAGGTGACCCGACCCTGAGTGTCCTGGAACTCTGGGGCGCTGAGTATCAGGAGAGCAATGCCCTCCTGCTCCAACCGGCCGATCGCAACTTTCTGGAAAAAGTGTGCCAGCGTGAAAAGTGCCCAGTTGACTTTGTGGGCAAGATCACTGGTGATGGCAAGGTGAACTCTTCATGTACAGCAGGCACTAGTTATAGGCGTTCCTTGTCAACCCATATCTACAGATACACTCAGTGGTTTTGATCTCGTTCCTCATCATGCAAATCTGGCTTCTCTTTAGATTGTTCTGGAGGATGACGTGCGTAGTCGTGGCGACACCTCAAATGGGCGGCACCCtgtggatctggatctggagtGGGTCCTGGGCAAGATGCCCCAGAAGGTGGGTGGGGCCACTCCAGTCTCGTTTGCATGTTACatcacatttgttttatttagccGATGCTTGTGTCCAAAGTGATTTCAAACAAATGAAGAATGACATTGCAACAACACTCCATTGCAGAGATGATCTTTGGTAGGCATTAATACCACATCAATCAATACTATTACCAAAGGTTGGGTGTGGGCAAGTTAAAAGTGCTAGTCAAAGTGTGgtagaaggaggaagagaagagtctCTCCTGTTGGCTGGTGCAGCAGCAGGAACCGCAAACTCAGAACAAGACTCAACAGGCCAGTCTGAACCAAAATGGCCTAATTGAGTCAGACCCTTTAAAATGTGCAGAAGGGTGCCCCCTGCTGGAAAGTATATGCTAGGTTTTAGACTCCATACAAGAACAGGAAAGAGAAGGTTTCCTGCatgtgtgatttaaaaaaaaaaggtttaggTTGACTATGGGCCACATGTAAACAGTCCTGAGAAtgagttgtgtatgtgttgattTGTGACCACCCtaccattttgtttttctctctccccccccccccttctccctctccctctccctctctctctctctctccctgtcccactccctccctcttttcagGAGTTTGTGATGGAACGTTTGCCCCCATCTCTTGTGCCCCTGTCtctgccctcccctctctctgtgctctctgccCTCGAGAGAGTCTTAAGACTGCCCTCTGTGGCCAGCAAGCGCTACCTCACCAACAAGGTCAGTATGCACTGTAGAACTGTTGTAATTTCTCATCAGCTCAATTAGTGATGGCCTAAGATCTGTAACATCTTCATAACATCTGTCATTGTCCAGTTTATGCTGGATATATGGGCTTAGTTTAATTGAGTTAACTCTTTCAACAAAGagacctatatatatatatatatatatatatagaccatATTCTAAATAATTTTGCCCTGTCACTCGCAGGTGGATCGTTCTGTGACGGGcctggttgcccagcaacagtGTGTCGGACCCCTCCACACCCCGCTGGCTGACGTCGCCGTGGTCGCGCTGTCGCCCTTCAGCCTGCAGGGCGCTGCCACAGCGATTGGAGAGCAGCCAATCAAAGGGCTGATCTCCCCGGCGGCAGGGGCACGCATGGCCGTAGGCGAGGCTCTTACTAACCTGGTCTTCGCCAGAGTCACGGCTCTCAAGGTACACGCTGCTAGAACGTTCTCTCCATCCATATAGCCTCCTTTCACTCTTTAGATTACTGAAACTATTCGCTGACATCACAATCCTTGATGATAATTATTTTTGTTGGTTGGTTTCTGTTATGCTTAATTTTGTAGTACTATATATCCATACTGACCTAAACACTCAAGACCTTGTAGCTTGATGCAGTATTTTTCAAAGATAAGGTCATGCACCCTACTAAGCTGTTATACCTCTGTACTATTCTCTTCAATGCACAACAGATAACAGTGCAGTTGGGATGGGTGGGATGTTatcaatacagtaatttcccgcatataagccgcattgtgtttaagccacaggacactgttttatgcaagttaaaagaaacaaaaccatattagcacCATATTAACGGCTCCcctgtatcaacctcatagctgaagaaacgTTGCAAAATCTATGTacaagctgcggctaatagtcgggaaattacggtacacttTCACATCGAGCCATAACAGATGCTAATCTATCCCGGTGTCCGCTCCTCGTGTCTGTGCCCTGCTCAGGATGTGAAGTGCAGTGGGAACTGGATGTGGGCGGCCAAGCTGCCCGGGGAGGGCGCCAGCCTGTGGGAGGCGTGCCAGGCCATGTGCCAGGTGATGGGGCAGCTGGGCGTGGCTATCGACGGGGGCAAGGACTCCCTCAGCATGGCCGCACGTGTGAGCGCGGAGACTGTCAAAGCACcaggtgtgtgtctttgtgtgtgtgtgtgtgtgtgtgtgtgtgtgcggagactGTCaaagcaccgtgtgtgtgtgtgcgcgtgtgcgcgtgtgcgcgtgcgggtgtgtgtgttgtttatgtctgtctgtgtgtgtgttcattagagGTCTGAATCTTTTGCTTTGTCTGATGTACTGGTTATGATACAGTACCACTACATCGGCCGTAGTGGCGTATAGCCGCATTTGCAGTTAAAACAATCAAATCATCAAGAAATATTTTGTGAAAACAAGTTCTAGACATTTTCTTGGGAAGCAGAGATGGCACAAAGTTTGATCGGGTGATTTGCTTTGTGCTGCAGGTTCTCTGGTGATctctgtgtatgctgtgtgcCCTGACATCACTGTCACTGTGACCCCTGACCTGGAGGACCCTGACGGCCAAGGTGAGTCCACTGGACACTCTCCGCTGCGCCAGTGACCCTTAgatcgtgtgtctgtgtcgcaGGATGGACATTATATGATTTAGGATGTTGTCCTCTATATTTCAGTGATTTCAGGATCTTTGGCCTTGTCcaatgtattcatgggtttcatcaggtccctttccacaggtgtattaatcaagcaccatgcagtctgcattgataatcaaggtgcttgattttatacacctgtggaaagggacctgatgaaacccatgaatactgtttaaaaagcttaaatgttgtttgcatatgaaatgaaaatgaacaatATTTTGGGGCCACCTTAGACAGACAATCTTTTTTTCTGATTAGATTTTGCCTTTATTGAAGTGTGTTTACATGAAGCACTCTTCCTGTGTTTAACCTCTCCTCCATCCGCTGTTGCAGGAGTCCTGCTCTACGTGCCTGTCAGTCCGGGCAAGCACAGACTGGGGGGCTCCGCACTGGCTCAGTGCTTCGGCCAGCTGGGAGACTGCTGCCCTGACCTGGATCACCCAGACAAGCTCTCCGCCTGCTTCAACACCACCCAGGCACTCATACAAGGTTCCTACAACACTCCACAGGCACTCATAATAAGCCATCTTTCAAAGGGTTCATAACACTGTTCAGGCACTGATGAGGGGTTAGTAACATGTAGTGCCCTGCAGCCACTCACTAGGCAGGTTTGTAACACTACACAAGTCACTAATGTAGGGTTCATAACGCCTAATACCTAACTTATACATTTACTTCTGAAATATCAGCACTACATCAACACAGCAATCTGCCACCACTAGTAATGACTCctgttgtatatgtgtgtgtatatcaatGACACCTGGTAACACAATATCCACATGTTCATTGTGAGTTACAGCAGTGTCACACAGAACTTATCTAGGGTGGTCATCAGTATAAAATATCCAGTGAACTACTCCATGTAAACTGTAGTGTATTGAAATTGAGTTCTGTGGGTTCTGTGTGGCGCAGATCGAGTGCTGAGTGCAGGACATGATGTCAGTGATGGAGGACTTATTTCCTGTGTACTGGAGATGGCCTTTGCTGGGAATCGTGGGATTGAAGTGAACTTGCCCTCTCAAGATGCTGGAGGTTTGTTGGATTGATGCATTGTCTTTAAACATATCTGTTAACATTTGATGCAGAGTATTTGATAATTCTCTCGCAGGCTCACATATTCACTCActgatgtctctctcttctctctctctctctctctctctctctctgtgtctctgtctgtctttctctctctctctctctttctctctgtgtctccttctctgtctctgtctgtctctctctctctctctctctctctctctctctctctctctctctctcagtgctggAGGTTCTGTTCTCTGAGGAGTTGGGCTTGGTTCTGGAGGTGTCTGAGCATGATGTGACCCGTGTGTGCCAGAGCTACACAGACGCAGGCCTGCTCTGTCACCGCATAGGCAGAACCTGTGGCTTTGGGCCCGAGTCCATGGTCAGTCAGAACCCATCCTTgtcacatctcacacactcctaaaaCATAGGAGCTAATGTTTATTAATTAACGTATATGTAACCGTGTTGAAGAATTTTTATATTTTCAGGCACTGAAATTGTCCttgcttttaaaaaatgttctCATAGATCTCTGACAGGTTACcaagtagtaaaaaaaaaaaaaaaaaaacgaaaaacaatCCGCTTTACTTAGCTGGAGTTGGTCCAGCCAGCAGTTAAAGTAGCCAAGCAGCTACatcactacactctgggggcatgaacttGGGGGCATCATAAAGGAATTTGTACCTCTTATCTCTGCGGTCTCTTAGGTGACGGTGAAGGTGGATGGTCAGGAGGTGCTGAGCGAGTCACTGCCCAAACTCCGAGCCCTGTGGGAGAGCACCAGCTTCCAGCTGGAGCGTCTCCAGGCCGACCCGCTGTGCGTCcagcaggaggaggacgggCTCGCCCGCCGCACCCAGCCCTACTTCAATCTGACCTTCGACCCTGCCACCATACCCAAGATTGACGACCTGAGTGAGTTTGAGTTTTTAGTTTCTATTCTACGGATTGTAATAGAATTACGTCTTGAAGAAGAAAATGAGAGGCAGACAATGGAATTCAAACTGAATACAAAATCCATAGAGTATACAAATGTGTTTCCCAAAGTGAAGAGGTAGCCTAAATTACTTTGTTATATAGCGTTTCAGTATTGCTGCTTTGACCATAAATTATGGATATTTTGGTTATTTCTGGCGGCTACATTTTGGAAATCATAGAAAGTGTTTTTACAAAGACTGGTACttagcattaaagggatattccgccatttttggaaatacgctcattttccacctccactcgagcaaaacaatcgatatttaccttgttcccgttcatccagccattctgtgagtctggcgatacaacttttagcttcagcctagcatagatcattgaatcggattagaccactagcttctcgcctgctagcttcatgtttaaaagtgactaagatttctggtaatttttccatttaaaacgtgtctcctctcaagttagaaagtgcaataagaccaactgaaaatgaaacctggcgtttttctaggctgatttgacatggaactacactctcatctggcgtaataatcaaggcaacttgcaaacgtaccataggcgcagtgatatcttacgcaacatctgaaaatagtccccatagacaacaagcagtagtagtgccagtagctgcaagttgccttgattattacgccagatgagagtgtagttccatgtcaaatcagcctagaaaaacgccaggtttcattttcagttggtcttattgcactttctaacttgagaggagacacgttttaaatgggaaaattaccagaaatcttagtcacttttaaacatgaagctagcaggcgagaagctaatggtctaatccgattcaatgatctatgctaggctgaagctaaaagttgtatcgccagactcacagaatggctggatgaacgggaacaaggtaaatatcgattgttttgctcgagggaaggtggaaaatgagcgtatttccaaaaatggcggaatatccctttaacattagAACAGTTTATTAACAGTGTTGTATATTGTAAATACTGTATTCCTAATTTAATAAAGCATAGAACGATATTAATGAAGACAATTATGAGTTTTGGAGCATTAATTAGTGTTAGATGCAGAAGGGAAATACTGAGAAAGTAATCTTTTTACCCTGTTCATACTTCTCTGTTGTCTTGCAGTGATTTTGCTGAAATATTTTATCACAGTTTTAGCAAcgttttatttattattgttgGGGTTATTTTGTCGCGCTTCAGGTCCTGGGAAGCCTCGAGTGGCTGTGGTTCGTGAAGAAGGCAGCAATGGAGACCGAGAGATGTCTGCATCTCTCCTAATGGCTGGGTTTGAGGTACGATtccatgtacagtaatttcttgtgtgttagctgcattgtgtataagcctcaGGGCAATgtgttatgcaagttaaaagaagcaaagccatattaataccatattaattccacccgtgtattaacctcataactgaagaaatgtagcaaaatcagtgtataagcctCGGCTAACAGTCGGgaaattgcggtgtttccagaAGACGTTATGACGCAGTTCTCCGCACTGGCCCTGCCCCCGTGGCCTTTCATGCATTCCCTCACTTTCTTCAGCTGCCATGGATCACCCACGGGGGTGCCACACgttgatgataatgataataataataataataataatgaattttATTGTATAACACTTTATATTACagcaatctcaaagtgctatagagcaaatataaacataatGCAATTAAGTGTTGATTGCTTTATTGGGGCTGTGACGCGGTGTGATGAGGTTGTGGATAAGTGAAATGAGCTGATCTATCTGACCTATCCTGCTACCTGTCCTTATCTGTGTAGGTATGGGATGTCACAATGCAGGACCTCTGCAGTGGCTCTGCCACACTGGATCCTTTCAAGGCCGTAGTGTTCGTGGGTGGCTTCAGTTACGCAGACGTGCTGGGTTCAGCCAAAGGTAAGCAGCAAAGGTCATATGCCTACAAACTCAAATGCATTAATGTCGTAACATGTATACACTGATCTGACCCAGTTCGTGAATTATGTAAGagtgatttgtttatttttttattattattattacttcttACGGGTCCAAGCAGAGAAGCTGCTCAAAATTCAGAAATTATTCTGATTCCGATTCTTTTAATTTTTGCTTTGTGCTGTTTAAAAGATACACATTTAATCAGATTTCAGCCTGTGACCCATTATGGTCCTATTATTGCCTACAATATGTTCTCTCCAGTTATGGTCCCATCTTGGTAGATCTCCACAACAGCCTTTGGATGCACACTGCAGTTGTGGTCACAGCTGTGGTCTCGTTTCATCACATTTCCTGATATGCCAATTGACTCATTGTGTGTCCTTCATTGCCAGGCTGGGCAGCCACGGTCACCTATAACCAGCGGGCACGGGACGAGTTCGAGCGTTTCCGGCGGCGCAGCGACACGCTCAGCCTGGGCGTGTGTAATGGCTGCCAGCTGCTGGCGCTGCTGGGCTGGGTGGGCACTGGAACCAGTGCCGGTAAGGAGGAGTAATGGCACTGATGCTGTCTGAGGGAAACATGGTGGTAGTGTAGAGGCTgcggagctgggctagcatacagTGGCCAGCATACAGTGACTAGCATACAGTGGCCAGTAACACAGGACTTATACAGTAGCCAATGCAAATGTGTGGGTTCGATTACCAATTCCGACCGTTGACATTTTTATCTGACTACTTCTTATTGAGTAGTATTTTATATTACTCTGTTAttgtttcaggtgtgtgtgtgtgtgtgtgtgcgcagtattAGTCATGACTGTTTTAAAGTAATGTATCTCAAAATAATATATTGGTACATAATGCTGCAGTGATTGACAGCACTTGTTGTGCTCTTTCTGTTCTTCCCTCCCCACCCTGCTCTAGAGTCCGATGTGACCCTGACCCATAATAAATCAGGCCGCTTCGAGTCTCgctttgtgagtgtgagcatcCAGCCATCTCCAGCTATTATGCtgaaagggatggagggatctgcactgggtgtgtgggtggcccATGGAGAAGgtaaccacaaacaaacacacacacacacacacacgcacacaca
This genomic interval carries:
- the pfas gene encoding phosphoribosylformylglycinamidine synthase, with the translated sequence MPVLRFYRREAEVGRALQRVAVLYPGVSIETELCYNVELNGAGSLSADQKDVLRWLFSPPQSGDLSEEASLKAADGERLVEIGPRLNFSTAWSTNAVSICQSAGLSQVSRVELSRRHLIKPKDGQNGMKPDKDMEKLIGCLYDGMTECVYLHPISSFIVETRPKEVFEVDILGKGRAALEMANDELGLAFDSWDLDYYTALFQRVKRNPTSVECFDLAQSNSEHSRHWFFRGRMVIDGQEQKDTLFSLIMGTQRHSNQNNVIQFCDNSSGITGMELEFMYPRDPTQASVYDTRRSTRHVIFTAETHNFPTGVAPFSGATTGTGGRIRDVQSAGKGGHVIAGTAGYCFGNLHIPGFALPWEEEGWEYPSSFAPPLQVAVEASNGASDYGNKFGEPVLAGFARSFGMRLANGERREWIKPIMFSGGLGSIEDQHVKKEAAEPGMEVVKIGGPVYRIGVGGGAASSVQVQGDNSSARDLDAVQRGDAEMEQKMNRALRACLEREAGNPICSIHDQGAGGNGNVLKELSEPAGAVIYTSKFKTGDPTLSVLELWGAEYQESNALLLQPADRNFLEKVCQREKCPVDFVGKITGDGKIVLEDDVRSRGDTSNGRHPVDLDLEWVLGKMPQKEFVMERLPPSLVPLSLPSPLSVLSALERVLRLPSVASKRYLTNKVDRSVTGLVAQQQCVGPLHTPLADVAVVALSPFSLQGAATAIGEQPIKGLISPAAGARMAVGEALTNLVFARVTALKDVKCSGNWMWAAKLPGEGASLWEACQAMCQVMGQLGVAIDGGKDSLSMAARVSAETVKAPGSLVISVYAVCPDITVTVTPDLEDPDGQGVLLYVPVSPGKHRLGGSALAQCFGQLGDCCPDLDHPDKLSACFNTTQALIQDRVLSAGHDVSDGGLISCVLEMAFAGNRGIEVNLPSQDAGVLEVLFSEELGLVLEVSEHDVTRVCQSYTDAGLLCHRIGRTCGFGPESMVTVKVDGQEVLSESLPKLRALWESTSFQLERLQADPLCVQQEEDGLARRTQPYFNLTFDPATIPKIDDLSPGKPRVAVVREEGSNGDREMSASLLMAGFEVWDVTMQDLCSGSATLDPFKAVVFVGGFSYADVLGSAKGWAATVTYNQRARDEFERFRRRSDTLSLGVCNGCQLLALLGWVGTGTSAESDVTLTHNKSGRFESRFVSVSIQPSPAIMLKGMEGSALGVWVAHGEGLMQFRSDEARKQVIDGSLAPLRYADDSGRPTEEYPLNPNGSPEGVAGVCSADGRHLAMMPHPERATLGWQWAWVPGPLRARMAPSSPWLSMFKNAASWCQTSQ